Genomic window (Candidatus Polarisedimenticolia bacterium):
ACGTGATCGGCCTGCCGCTCGAGCGGCTCCACCCGCACCTCCGGCGATACGGTCTCATCGAACCTGCCTCCTCCCGCCGGTCCTGAGGCCGCCCGCTCCGCCGCTTGCCCTTGGGTCTCCGCACACTTAAGTTTTCCATGGCCACTGCGCAGATCGGAGATCCCGATTGGTCATGGAGTCGACCGTCCTCGAGGCGTACGAGAAGCTGATCACCGTCACGATCAACGGCAAGAACTACGACGTGCCGGAGAACAACACCCTCCTGCGCGTCCTGCAGTTCATGAACCTCGACCTGGCCTACAGCAAGTACTGCTGGAACGGCGATTGCCGCAACTGTGCCTTCCGCTACGTCTCCCGCAAGAGCGGCAACGAGGTCGAGGCGCTCGGCTGCCAGATGCGCTGCTTCCCGAACATGGTGATCAGGCGCCTTCCCGAGGGCGTCGATCTCAACTGACGCTTCGAAGCGTGCCGAATATTCGGCAGGGCCGCGTGCTCAGCGAGGCGGCAGCCAGCGGAGGACCGGGGTGCGGGCGGCGCCGACCTCGTCGAGCCTCCGGACCGGCGTCGTATGGGGCGCGGTGCGCACGAGCTCGGGATCGCGGCGGGCCTCCTCGTCGATCCGGAGCATCGCCTCGATGAAGGCATCGAGCTCCTCGCGGCTCTCGCTCTCGGTCGGCTCGATCATGAGCGCCCCCTTGACGATCAGCGGGAAGTAGATCGTCGGCGGGTGGAATCCATAGTCCATCAGGCGCTTCGCGATGTCGAGCGTGTGCACCCCGGTCTCCTCGAGGTGGTGGTCGGTGAGCACCACCTCGTGCAGGGACGGTTCCGAGTACGGCAGGTGATACGTGTCCTGGAGCCTGCGTCGGATGTAGTTGGCGTTGAGGACGGCGGTCTCGGCCATTCTCCTGAGGCCGTCGGGCCCGAGCGCCAGGATGTAGGAAAAGGCGCGCACGAACATCCCGAAGTTGCCGAAGAACGAGCGCACCTTGCCGATGCTCTTCGGACGGTCGTGGTTCAGGACGAACTTCGGGCCCTCCTGCTCGACCGTGGGGACCGGCAGGTAGGGCTCGAGGTGCTTCTTGACGCCGACCGGGCCGGCTCCGGGTCCTCCGCCGCCGTGCGGCGTCGAGAAGGTCTTGTGCAGGTTGAGATGGTGCAGGTCCACGCCCATGTCGCCCGGCCGGGCGACGCCGATGAAGGCGTTCAGGTTCGCGCCGTCCATGTACAGCAGCCCCCCCTTGGCGTGGACCGCGCCGGCGATCTCCTGGATCTCTCCCTCGAACACGCCGAGCGTATTCGGATTGGTCAGCATGAGGAGGGCGACATCGTCCGCCATGCGGCGGCGGAGAACCGCCAGGTCGACGCAGCCGCGCTGGTTGGAGGGGATCTGCTCCACCCGGTAGCCGGCGATGTGGGCGCTGGCGGGATTGGTGCCATGCGCCGAGTCGGGGATCAGGACCACCTGGCGCGGATTGCCGCGATCCCTGTGGTAGGCGCGGACCATCATGATCCCCGCCAGCTCTCCCTGGGCGCCGGCCGCCGGCTGCAGGGTGAAGCGATCCATGCCGCAGATGGCGCACAGGGCACGCTCGAGATCGTGCATCAGGCGCAGGCAGCCCTGGGCGGCGGCCTCGGGGAGCTGGGGGTGGGCGTCGGCGAACCCGGCCAGGCGCGCGATCCGCTCGTGCACCTTCGGGTTGTACTTCATCGTGCAGGAGCCGAGCGGATAGAGCCCCAGGTCGATGGCATAGTTCAGCCTCGACAGACGCGTATAGTGCCGCACCACCTCGACCTCGCTCAGCTCCGGAAACCCCTCGATCGATGTCCGGGTGTAGCGCGGGTCGAGGTCGAAACGCCCGGGCTCCGGCACGTCCAGAGGAGGCAGGGCGAAGCCGCGCCGCCCCGGCCGCGACAGCTCGAAGAGGAGCCGCTCGGGCTCCCGGAGGCTTCGCGGCTCCATCAGCCGAGCCTCCCCAGCTCCTCGGCCAGCCGATCGATCTCGGCGCGCGCGTTCATCTCGGTTACGCACACCAGAAGGTCGCGATCCATGCCCTCGAAATAGCGCGACAGCGGGATCCCGGGGATCAGGCTGCGATCGGCCAGCTGCGCCACGGCGGCTTCGGCCGTCACCGGCAGGCGGACCGTGAACTCGTTGAAGATCGGCGCGCCGTAGGGCAGGGAGCAGCCGCGCGCGGCGCCCAGCGCCTTCCGCGCGTACGCCGCCTTGGCGTGATTGTGCACGGCGAGCTCGCGCAGCCCGCTCTTGCCGGCGGCGGCCAGGAAGATCGAGGCGATCAGGGCGCACAGCCCTTCATTGGTGCAGATGTTGGAGGTGGCCTTCTCCCGGCGGATGTGCTGCTCGCGGGTCGACAGCGTCAGGACGTAGCCGCGCCGGCCGTCCACGTCGCGCGACTCGCCCACGAGGCGCCCGGGGAGGTTTCGCAGGAAGGACTGCCGCGCGGCAAGGATCCCCAGAAAGGGACCTCCGAACGACAGCGGCACGCCGAACGAGTGCCCCTCCCCCGCCACGACGTCGGCCCCCTGACTCCCCGGCCCCTTCAGGA
Coding sequences:
- a CDS encoding 2Fe-2S iron-sulfur cluster-binding protein, with translation MESTVLEAYEKLITVTINGKNYDVPENNTLLRVLQFMNLDLAYSKYCWNGDCRNCAFRYVSRKSGNEVEALGCQMRCFPNMVIRRLPEGVDLN
- the gcvPB gene encoding aminomethyl-transferring glycine dehydrogenase subunit GcvPB, coding for MEPRSLREPERLLFELSRPGRRGFALPPLDVPEPGRFDLDPRYTRTSIEGFPELSEVEVVRHYTRLSRLNYAIDLGLYPLGSCTMKYNPKVHERIARLAGFADAHPQLPEAAAQGCLRLMHDLERALCAICGMDRFTLQPAAGAQGELAGIMMVRAYHRDRGNPRQVVLIPDSAHGTNPASAHIAGYRVEQIPSNQRGCVDLAVLRRRMADDVALLMLTNPNTLGVFEGEIQEIAGAVHAKGGLLYMDGANLNAFIGVARPGDMGVDLHHLNLHKTFSTPHGGGGPGAGPVGVKKHLEPYLPVPTVEQEGPKFVLNHDRPKSIGKVRSFFGNFGMFVRAFSYILALGPDGLRRMAETAVLNANYIRRRLQDTYHLPYSEPSLHEVVLTDHHLEETGVHTLDIAKRLMDYGFHPPTIYFPLIVKGALMIEPTESESREELDAFIEAMLRIDEEARRDPELVRTAPHTTPVRRLDEVGAARTPVLRWLPPR